Part of the Raphanus sativus cultivar WK10039 unplaced genomic scaffold, ASM80110v3 Scaffold0275, whole genome shotgun sequence genome is shown below.
GCTTCAGCTGCAATggataaagaagatgaagatggcgtCATCGACGAAATCAAAACATATTACGACTGcagttattatatttattttattacttagTTTCTATGTGTGCATGAACCGAAATAACTGCATAATCTATTAAAGTATATCCttagacaaatatatatactatcgTATAGAATAGtaataaaacattgtttttacaattaaattattacattattaaaaattaaatactactttcttttacattttaaggTCTACGATTGTTGTTTCTAATTTATGTTTATCGTATTtctatattagatatataactGCATGCGAGTCATCGTGGCGGGTTCTTGCTTTTCCTACACATTTTCGTACTACTTCTGTAGAGAAACTTGGATTTCATCTCCCTGATCAGGAGCTGGTGTTTTTTGATGAAGATGAACCTATTGAGAGTATCCTCAAGAAAAAATCTGTCAACCAATCCATGTTTCTGGCGTGGTTCATAGCAAATCAAAATATATCCAGAGGCAAGAGATTTGACATATGCCGAATTTCcaacaaaatttgtttggaaagcAAGTATGAGAGAATGGGTACCACGTAAACGAGGCTTTGCGATAGGGAGGATTGCACATATTAATCCAGCACAAGATGAGCTATATTTCTTAAGAGTAATGCTAAATTGGGTAAGAGGGCCGAAATCGTACGAGGATATAAGAACAGTTGATGGTGTTGTATATTCTACATACGAAGATGCTTGCTATGCTTTGGGTTTGATGGATGATGACAAGGAATACATAGAAGCTATCAAAGATTGTAGTGATAATAGTTCTGGCACGTATGCGAGGAAGCTTTTTTCGAGAATGTTGGTATCCAAAACATTATCTCAGCCTCATGTTGTGTGGGAAGCTACTTGGGAGTATCTAACCGACGATATTCTCTACAAGAAACGACGACAAACTGGAAATCCCGGtgagattttttcttattaaacgaaatatgttttaaatcaGGTCTCtcttatgtaattaatttttcaaattttcagagTTGAACTTGACCATAGATCATATCAAAAATTGCTCTAACCGAGATTGAAAATCATTTGCTTAGCAATGGTCGTAGCCTCCAGAAATGGCCCCTAATGCCAAAGCCAGATGATTTTGGTTGTTACAACGGCAATCGCCTTATAGATGATGAGCTTAAGTATGTTGTGGAAGATCAGCTAAAGGAAAATGAAAGACTTATGGCGATGATAACAGATGAGCAAAGAGGGGTTTACAACGAGATTTTGGATGCAGTTTTAAATGATAGCGGTGGAGTGTTCTTTCTTTATGGTTATGGAGGCACAGGTAAAACCTTCGTATATAGAGCACTCTCATCAGCAATCCGATCTAGACGTATGATTGTTCTAAATACCGCATCCAGTGGAATTGCTGCATTATTGTTGGAAGGAGGTAGAACCGCACATTCCAGGTTTGGTATTCCGATAGATGCCGACGAGTTTACTACTTGCAAGAAAATGGAGCCAGGATCAGATCGTGCAGAATTAGTTAAAGCAGCAAAGCTCATTGTATGGGATGAGGCGCCTATGATGAGCAGACACTGTTTCGAGACTTTGGATCGTTCTATGCGTGATATTATAAGATCTTCTGAAGACAAACCTTTTGGAGGTAAAGTAGTTGTTTTCGGTGGAGATTTCAGACAGATTTTACCGGTCATACC
Proteins encoded:
- the LOC130501752 gene encoding uncharacterized protein LOC130501752; translation: MLNWVRGPKSYEDIRTVDGVVYSTYEDACYALGLMDDDKEYIEAIKDCSDNSSGTYARKLFSRMLVSKTLSQPHVVWEATWEYLTDDILYKKRRQTGNPGLSYIISKIALTEIENHLLSNGRSLQKWPLMPKPDDFGCYNGNRLIDDELKYVVEDQLKENERLMAMITDEQRGVYNEILDAVLNDSGGVFFLYGYGGTGKTFVYRALSSAIRSRRMIVLNTASSGIAALLLEGGRTAHSRFGIPIDADEFTTCKKMEPGSDRAELVKAAKLIVWDEAPMMSRHCFETLDRSMRDIIRSSEDKPFGGKVVVFGGDFRQILPVIPGGGRAETVLQALNSSYLWEHCKVLKLTKNMRLLAGLTDDAAKDLQSFSKWILDVGDGKINLPNDGQVDIDIPSDLLIKNIGEDPIQTIAKELPGEYKVYLSSDSIIPSDVDVEENVTYPTEFLNSVRVAGMPRHNLKLKVGAPIMCLRNLDLVDGLCNGTRLIVTQLLPHVIEGRIITGNSTAGDKVWIPRMYVSPPDTKFPFRMRRRQFPVTLAFAMTINKSQGQTLESVGLFLPRPVFSHGQLYVALSRVKSRSGLKILITGRMGGDDYEDRYYFILGKKCSHYFDH